The Planctomycetaceae bacterium genome has a segment encoding these proteins:
- the metF gene encoding methylenetetrahydrofolate reductase [NAD(P)H], translated as MLIPEIFAGNEFAISIEIFPPKTPAGDEALRGHLKTLIEYSPAFVSCTYGAGGSTQDRTLGWCTEIQNDLQNVAVAHFTCVGSTRDQLNQWLTNAAAAGIRNIMALRGDAPQGQETFTAVAGGLKHANELVELIRAHDSRFGIGVAGYPEKHLEAPDMDTDLTNLKRKVDAGADAVFTQLFFVNDSFLNFRDRCDKLGISLPIVPGIMPITDFARIKRITAMCGSVFPEDLASRLEAVQDDAVAQFEIGVEHAINQCEELRAAGVPGIHFYALNRSDACRRILDALCQTAAT; from the coding sequence ATGCTGATCCCAGAAATCTTTGCCGGAAATGAATTCGCAATCTCGATCGAAATCTTCCCCCCGAAGACGCCGGCGGGCGACGAAGCGCTGCGAGGGCACCTGAAGACGCTTATCGAGTATTCGCCGGCATTCGTGTCATGCACCTACGGAGCCGGCGGGTCGACTCAGGATCGCACGCTTGGCTGGTGCACCGAGATTCAGAATGACCTGCAAAACGTCGCCGTGGCACACTTCACCTGCGTCGGCTCTACCCGCGATCAGCTCAATCAGTGGCTGACCAATGCAGCCGCCGCCGGGATCCGCAACATCATGGCTCTGCGAGGCGACGCACCACAGGGACAGGAAACCTTCACCGCCGTCGCAGGAGGTCTGAAACACGCCAACGAACTGGTCGAACTGATCCGCGCCCATGATTCCAGATTCGGCATCGGAGTCGCCGGATATCCGGAAAAGCATCTGGAAGCTCCCGACATGGACACCGACCTGACCAACCTGAAGCGCAAGGTCGACGCCGGCGCCGACGCAGTGTTCACGCAGCTGTTTTTCGTAAATGACAGCTTCCTGAATTTCCGCGACCGCTGTGACAAGCTGGGGATTTCGCTGCCCATTGTTCCCGGAATCATGCCGATCACCGATTTCGCGCGGATCAAACGAATCACAGCGATGTGCGGCTCGGTATTCCCGGAGGATCTGGCGTCTCGACTTGAAGCCGTCCAGGATGACGCGGTAGCTCAGTTTGAAATCGGCGTTGAGCACGCAATCAACCAGTGCGAAGAACTGCGAGCAGCCGGAGTCCCCGGCATCCATTTCTACGCCCTCAACCGCTCCGACGCCTGCCGCCGCATCCTGGACGCCCTGTGCCAGACGGCAGCCACCTAA
- a CDS encoding GNAT family N-acetyltransferase encodes MNEANSEDAPVYLEVRPATVDDLPELEALVDRFVRANRLLPRTPDELQDLIPFGFVACADERLVGFAALEIYSSKLAEIRSLAITEEMQGRGLGKRLVEACVSLAHSRNVLEVMAITSAEGFFRSCGFDFTLPGEKKALFIQTREHP; translated from the coding sequence ATGAACGAAGCCAATTCGGAAGATGCTCCCGTCTACCTCGAAGTTCGGCCCGCGACGGTCGATGACCTGCCGGAACTGGAAGCACTGGTCGATCGATTCGTCAGGGCGAACCGGCTGTTGCCGCGCACTCCCGACGAACTGCAGGACCTGATTCCGTTCGGCTTTGTGGCCTGCGCGGACGAGCGGCTTGTCGGATTCGCCGCGCTGGAAATCTATTCGTCCAAGCTGGCCGAAATTCGCAGTCTGGCGATCACCGAAGAAATGCAGGGCCGCGGACTGGGGAAACGGCTGGTGGAAGCATGTGTTTCTCTGGCTCACAGCCGCAATGTGCTGGAGGTGATGGCCATTACGTCGGCGGAGGGATTCTTTCGATCCTGCGGTTTCGACTTCACGCTGCCGGGAGAAAAGAAGGCGCTGTTCATTCAGACCCGCGAACATCCATAG
- a CDS encoding molybdopterin-binding protein, whose protein sequence is MNVARTNAEVIAIGSELTCGARLDTNSQWLSRELEALGWTVQRHTTVADDHEAMVRVFQEAAQRSRIVIITGGLGPTLDDITRDTLAEAFGQPLVEDASALRHIEELFRSRGRDMPERNKVQALRPAGAQTLHNAHGTAPGILLKLTEPECLIGVLPGVPAEMMRMFFEQLVDVLPGSQVFVKRSTIRTFGYGESDAERLLGDLTARGRNPEVGITASGAVISLSVTARAGSDEECDLLAEAAREQIRNKLGTAVFTENDEELEDVVARLIASRKLKIGLLEGTTTGGLIGQWLTEEEHSAHLVSYSRLFPTAASMNETDPANWLRGVREIATSLLDRRTADYVLISSPATRSESDGGARMRCGSVRVVGQGFDRELDVSMTGNLAIFRERAARTALNLLRLQLLRTQ, encoded by the coding sequence ATGAACGTCGCCCGGACGAATGCGGAAGTGATTGCCATCGGCTCCGAACTGACCTGCGGCGCGAGGCTTGATACCAACAGCCAGTGGCTCAGTCGCGAACTGGAAGCTCTGGGCTGGACCGTGCAGCGCCACACCACGGTGGCCGACGATCATGAAGCCATGGTGCGGGTGTTTCAGGAAGCGGCTCAGCGTTCCAGGATCGTCATCATCACCGGAGGACTGGGGCCGACTCTGGATGACATCACCCGCGACACGCTGGCGGAGGCGTTCGGTCAGCCGCTGGTGGAAGATGCTTCCGCGCTGCGGCACATCGAAGAACTGTTCCGCAGCCGCGGACGAGACATGCCGGAACGAAACAAAGTCCAGGCACTCAGACCCGCGGGTGCCCAGACTCTTCATAACGCTCACGGGACCGCACCCGGCATTCTGTTGAAACTGACAGAACCGGAGTGTCTGATCGGTGTCCTTCCCGGAGTTCCGGCGGAAATGATGCGGATGTTTTTTGAGCAATTGGTGGATGTGCTGCCGGGAAGCCAGGTTTTCGTAAAGCGCTCCACAATTCGAACGTTCGGCTACGGCGAATCCGACGCGGAACGGCTGCTGGGTGATCTGACCGCTCGCGGACGCAATCCGGAAGTCGGAATCACGGCCAGCGGAGCGGTGATTTCACTTTCCGTTACTGCTCGCGCGGGAAGTGATGAAGAGTGCGACCTGCTTGCGGAGGCGGCTCGCGAACAGATCCGAAACAAACTCGGCACGGCGGTCTTTACGGAAAACGATGAAGAACTGGAAGACGTTGTGGCACGGCTGATCGCCAGCCGAAAGCTGAAGATTGGTCTGCTGGAAGGCACGACAACCGGCGGACTCATCGGGCAGTGGCTGACCGAAGAGGAACATTCCGCACATCTGGTTTCCTACAGCCGGCTGTTCCCGACGGCTGCGTCGATGAACGAGACCGATCCGGCAAACTGGCTGCGCGGAGTTCGCGAAATCGCCACCAGCCTTCTTGATCGTCGAACTGCCGACTACGTGCTGATTTCATCTCCGGCAACGCGAAGCGAAAGCGACGGAGGCGCTCGGATGAGGTGCGGAAGTGTGCGAGTTGTCGGGCAGGGCTTTGATCGCGAACTGGATGTCAGTATGACTGGCAATCTGGCTATATTCCGCGAGCGCGCCGCGCGTACGGCGCTGAATCTGCTGCGACTGCAACTGCTGAGAACACAATGA
- a CDS encoding glycosyltransferase family 4 protein, with product MPEPLRRVLLLTSELSFRGSSILTLRLAREMENRGIETVTLCARQSPVDLDLTAGLKIFPMQGYALPLWGRVVGRTVLSQLTPQPPDVIHVQNVEMLPQGLWLANALDRPIALSLVDQVEATRIPLVAPLEKVSAIICVSESVRSAIPAHPRLERIEKRVILPGVRLPDLPEHNPILPGNRAPVIGMAGPLEILKGGSFFLRACHRVIEQGHDIRIVITGSGPEERNLRRLATSLELTDQVTFVDDGAEMRAYLSAIDIFCLPSLQQGLGVMMLEAMALGRPVIASGVGGILSVISDDLTGLIVPPSDSRAIAEHILQLLANPDRARQLGDAGRRLVERHFSIGRVVDELTTVFQEIRSRDEAVSTSVPLSGPVSARE from the coding sequence ATGCCCGAACCTCTGCGTCGAGTCCTGTTGCTGACCAGCGAACTTTCCTTTCGAGGATCGTCGATCCTGACGCTGCGCCTTGCGCGCGAGATGGAGAATCGCGGCATCGAAACGGTCACGCTGTGCGCACGGCAGAGCCCCGTTGACCTCGATCTGACGGCGGGGTTGAAGATCTTTCCGATGCAGGGCTATGCGCTGCCGCTGTGGGGGCGTGTTGTCGGGCGCACCGTCCTGAGCCAACTGACACCGCAGCCTCCTGACGTGATTCACGTACAGAACGTCGAAATGCTGCCGCAGGGACTCTGGCTGGCAAACGCCCTCGATCGGCCGATTGCGCTAAGTCTGGTTGACCAGGTGGAAGCGACTCGCATTCCACTGGTGGCGCCGCTGGAAAAGGTCAGCGCCATCATCTGCGTCAGTGAGAGTGTTCGCAGCGCGATCCCCGCTCATCCGCGGCTGGAACGGATTGAAAAGCGAGTCATCCTGCCAGGCGTTCGGCTGCCTGATCTGCCGGAGCACAACCCGATTCTTCCCGGCAACCGTGCTCCGGTGATTGGCATGGCAGGGCCGCTGGAGATTCTGAAGGGCGGTTCGTTCTTTTTGAGGGCCTGTCACCGTGTGATCGAACAGGGTCACGACATTCGCATCGTGATTACCGGCTCCGGCCCTGAAGAACGCAATCTGCGCCGGCTGGCCACGTCGCTTGAACTGACGGATCAGGTGACATTCGTCGACGACGGCGCGGAGATGCGGGCCTACCTGTCTGCGATCGACATTTTCTGTCTGCCTTCTCTGCAGCAGGGTCTTGGCGTGATGATGCTGGAAGCAATGGCGCTGGGGCGGCCGGTGATTGCTTCGGGCGTCGGCGGAATCCTGAGCGTGATTTCCGACGACCTGACGGGTTTGATCGTGCCGCCGTCCGACAGCCGGGCGATCGCCGAACATATCCTGCAACTGCTGGCGAACCCGGACCGGGCACGCCAGCTCGGCGACGCCGGGCGCAGGCTTGTCGAGCGGCACTTCAGCATTGGCCGCGTCGTGGACGAACTCACCACCGTGTTCCAGGAAATCCGAAGTCGTGATGAGGCGGTTTCCACGTCGGTTCCCCTGTCCGGTCCTGTGAGTGCGCGGGAATGA
- a CDS encoding prolyl oligopeptidase family serine peptidase produces the protein MKRSIVILAALLFVSSTSLVFGQDADPVPGRQVEASLTTSDRAQVGYLISFPEDYESAEGKLPLMLFLHGRGESYGLLPLVAKWGPPLMAEQGEEFPFILVSPQCPGDDSWSRPTQQARLIELLDHIVKTYKVDESRIYLTGLSMGGYGSWRLAADHPERFAAVVPVCGGGDPADAEKLKALPIWVFHGDQDRAVPFSKSVEMVDAIKAAGGERIRFTTMEHIGHNCWSAAYATPELYQWLAQQQRTTE, from the coding sequence ATGAAACGCTCCATCGTCATTCTTGCCGCGTTGCTTTTCGTTTCTTCCACGAGTTTGGTATTTGGACAGGATGCGGATCCCGTGCCGGGCCGGCAGGTCGAAGCGTCATTGACAACCAGCGACCGCGCGCAGGTGGGATACCTGATTTCGTTTCCGGAAGACTATGAATCCGCGGAGGGCAAGCTTCCGCTGATGCTGTTTCTGCACGGCCGCGGCGAAAGTTACGGTTTGCTGCCGCTTGTCGCGAAATGGGGACCGCCGCTGATGGCGGAGCAGGGCGAAGAGTTTCCGTTCATCCTGGTGTCCCCGCAGTGTCCCGGCGACGATTCCTGGAGCCGGCCGACGCAGCAGGCTCGCCTGATCGAGCTGCTGGACCACATCGTGAAGACGTACAAGGTCGACGAAAGCCGCATCTATCTGACGGGGCTCAGCATGGGCGGTTACGGATCCTGGAGACTGGCTGCCGACCATCCCGAACGCTTTGCCGCGGTCGTGCCTGTGTGCGGAGGCGGAGATCCCGCCGACGCGGAAAAGCTGAAGGCGCTGCCGATCTGGGTGTTTCACGGCGACCAGGACAGAGCTGTGCCGTTTTCGAAGTCCGTAGAGATGGTGGACGCCATCAAGGCTGCCGGCGGCGAACGAATCCGGTTTACGACCATGGAACACATCGGTCACAACTGCTGGTCGGCGGCCTACGCGACTCCCGAGCTTTATCAATGGCTCGCTCAGCAGCAGCGCACCACCGAATGA